In Triticum aestivum cultivar Chinese Spring chromosome 5B, IWGSC CS RefSeq v2.1, whole genome shotgun sequence, the following proteins share a genomic window:
- the LOC123116233 gene encoding gibberellin-regulated protein 12 translates to MALAGRLLVLLAVALLAVSIIAEHKVFASGTEEHEDNVYRVSKGGQGTLKIYQCKPACEYRCSDTKYRKPCLFFCNKCCNTCLCVPSGFYGHKDECACYNDWKTKEGHPKCP, encoded by the exons ATGGCCCTGGCTGGTaggctgctcgtcctcctcgccgTCGCGCTTCTTGCCGTCTCCATCATCGCCGAACACAAG GTGTTTGCGTCAGGGACTGAAGAGCATGAGGATAATGTGTACCGAGTGAGCAAG GGAGGACAGGGCACTCTCAAGATATACC AGTGCAAGCCGGCGTGCGAGTACCGGTGCAGCGACACCAAGTACAGGAAGCCGTGCCTCTTCTTCTGCAACAAGTGCTGCAACACCTGCCTGTGCGTGCCGTCGGGCTTCTACGGCCACAAGGACGAGTGCGCCTGCTACAACGACTGGAAGACCAAGGAGGGACACCCCAAGTGCCCCTAG